One Nerophis ophidion isolate RoL-2023_Sa linkage group LG06, RoL_Noph_v1.0, whole genome shotgun sequence genomic region harbors:
- the LOC133554656 gene encoding uncharacterized protein LOC133554656 produces the protein MFHFYQELLHAAARPGAAILEINAVVPKKLCASFLKVKGFAGVTRVLHVTKPLPVQITGHSLKHPFVVDMHTPCLLGNDLPYKLHPDILYRKEGTFLVLPDGTTTQLRHHYKGSSMFVLMPLPEVSQMTRLLPETSEGQGLLLFFYQWKPWLTELRPYVPPPDPPHVTLYYDRQSDESYQEDFDTVAGKQWPLAYSHVYAGAQGVSAHVCFTTQQKKWYKMDAKAIPHCSLALCPAYQAKDLGPMTKQGVSATDWVDTQIPHLQHSGSVDMICISCSQTADHGILQHLQVAREHRRERTDHHAAADMLTALSLTLWSQGLRDVGFAVNASPVSVRIDTSSVVHVRQYQQKQQAIDGIADTISGLMQSGVLEPSTSEWNTPILPVPKPGTSVYCMVHDLRAINEVTVTPPIPVPNPYTALTYLTTAHCYFTVIDLANAFFCIPIAERIKYVSAFTFQSQKLQYSRLPQGWKLSPGLFNQQLRDDLASVELHHDTFVVQYVDDILIAAPSDTSCLTATQAVIQRLALTGYKVSDSWATIHLSRNPSAR, from the exons atgttccatttcTACCAAGAGCTTCTCCATGCCGCAGCCCGTCCgggtgccgccatcttggagaTTAATGCAGTGGTTCCAAAGAAACTATGTGCTTCCTTTTTAAAGGTCAAAGGCTTCGCTGGGGTCACAAGGGTGTTACATGTCACCAAACCACTTCCGGTTCAGATTACTGGACACTCATTGAAGCACCCCTTTGTGGTTGATATGCACACACCTTGCCTGCTTGGTAATGATCTGCCCTACAAACTGCACCCTGACATTTTATATCGTAAAGAaggaaccttcctggtgttacctgacggaaCTACCACCCAGCTGCGACACCACTATAAAGGATCCTCCATGTTTGTGCTAATGCCTCTACCTGAGGTATCACAAATGACACGCCTCCTCCCGGAAACAAGTGAAGGACAAGGACTGCTCCTATTCTTTTATCAGTGGAAGCCCTGGCTTACCGAACTGCGTCCGTATGTACCACCACCTGACCCGCCACATGTCACCTTGTATTATGATCGCCAATCTGATGAAAGCTACCAAGAAGATTTTGACACCGTAGCAGGAAAACAGTGGCCATTGGCCTACTCTCACGTCTATGCTGGAGCTCAGGGCGTGTCCGCTCATGTATGCTTCACTACTCAACAGAAGAAATGGTATAAAATGGACGCTAAGGCAATACCGCACTGttctcttgctctctgtcccgcCTACCAAGCCAAGGACTTGGGTCCAATGACAAAACAGGGGGTATCTGCCACTGATTGGGTGGACACCCAAATACCACACTTACAACATTCTGGCTCAGTTGATATGATTTGTATTTCCTGTTCTCAGACTGCTGACCATGGGATTCTACAACATCTTCAGGTCGCTCGAGAGCATAGGCGAGAACGAACAGACCATCATGCAGCTGCAGACATGTTAACCGCACTTTCACTGACCCTCTGGTCTCAAGGTCTCAGAGATGTTGGTTTTGCAGTCAATGCGTCCCCAGTGTCTGTGAGAATTGACACCAGTAGCGTGGTACACGTCAGACAATACCAACAGAAGCAACAAGCCATAGATGGCATTGCAGATACCATCTCAGGCCTTATGCAATCTGGAGTATTGGAACCCTCCACCTCTGAATGGAACACGCCTATTTTGCCTGTTCCCAAACCTGGCACCTCCGTATACTGCATGGTACACGATCTTAGGGCCATTAATGAAGTCACAGTGACCCCACCCATCCCAGTTCCTAACCCCTACACGGCACTCACCTATCTGACCACTGCGCACTGTTATTTCACTGTCATTGACCTAGCCAATGCTTTCTTTTGCATCCCTATCGCTGAACGCATCAAATATGTTTCTGCTTTCACCTTTCAAAGTCAAAAGCTGCAGTACTCCCGCCTCCCACAAGGTTGGAAACTGTCACCTGGCCTTTTCAACCAGCAATTACGCGACGATCTGGCCTCAGTGGAGCTTCATCACGACACCTTTGTTGTCCAGTATGTAGATGACATACTCATCGCTGCTCCCTCTGATACCTCATGCCTGACAGCCACCCAAGCTGTTATTCAGCGTCTGGCCTTAACAGGATACAAGGTCTCCG ATTCGTGGGCAACAATCCACCTCTCCAGGAACCCTTCCGCCCGTTGA